One window of Quercus robur chromosome 12, dhQueRobu3.1, whole genome shotgun sequence genomic DNA carries:
- the LOC126710336 gene encoding uncharacterized protein LOC126710336, producing MEDAKRRALIKSQAVKRRESGEVVPRVSASAPKRKPTSKSDRPFKQPKVSLEPVVGLMAEGNKTVTPAKQGTGKGFMTALDSKQERPPPLLRDDSKYALEKLSSIITAEDYEDLGNHSTEAMGETGLFAVAQSLVMMKGLLDRCLNRESTLDRVRAKAEQTEEELGQLHKWRSNMEKKLELSEKARKELEEKTVEALTVIEKKEAEIKELKEEIHHVKEVAVKEYRDSESLLGELAESFLQGFDDSLRQVKKAYPELDLSMVKLEDQGQTSALPVASENTEDLFGEDAVQGDGESVPPKDVQVAEPKKVD from the exons atggaagaCGCAAAAAGAAGAGCTTTAATTAAGTCTCAAGCCGTCAAGAGgagggaatccggcgaggtgGTACCTAGGGTGTCGGCTTCAGCCccgaagaggaaaccgacatcaaaatccgaccgtccatttaagcaaccaaaggtGTCTCTTGAACCGGTGGTTGGTTTGATGGCTGAGGGTAacaagaccgtcaccccagctaAGCAGGGGACGGGAAAAGGATTCATGACGGCCCTAGACTCtaagcaagagagacctcctCCCCTTCTCCGCGACGACTCCAAGTATGCGTTGGAGAAGCTGTCGTCTATCATCACGGCGGAAGACTATGAAGATCTTGGAAACcactcgacggaggccatgggggagacgggcctctttgccgttgctcag tccttggtcatgatgaagggattactggaccggtgtctcaatcgtgagagtaccttggaccgggtgcgcgcaaaggcggagcagacggaggaagagcttggtcaactccataaatggaggtccaatatggagaagaagctggagctttctgagaaggcaaggaaagagctggaggagaagacggTCGAGGCGTTGACGGTCATAGAGAAAAAGGAGGCTGAGATTAAAGAACTGAAGGAAGAGATCCATCACGTGAAAGAGGTAGCCGTCAAGGAGTACCGCGACTCAGAGTCCTTGTTGGGCGAGCTGGCGGAGTctttccttcaaggcttcgatGACTCTCTCCGTCAGGTCAAGAAGGCCTACCCAGAGCTGGATTTgtcaatggtcaaacttgaggaccaaggccagacttctgccctccccgtcgcctccgaaaatacggaggacctttTTGGCGAAGACGCTGTTCAGGGGGACGGAGAATCCGTCCCGCCGAAGGATGTCCAAGTCGCTGAACCAAAGAAAGTGGATTAA
- the LOC126709728 gene encoding uncharacterized protein LOC126709728: protein MRLQIFCWVNAASSDPRLQSLSGKGNWVGDYFKKQQRILEGCLGKGNRVADYFKKQQRILEGCLGRDLTFCYLSYLVIQLQDEDSQGFTSLSFILYCLLHIYW from the exons ATGCGGCTTCAAATATTTTGTTGGGTAAATGCGGCTTCCTCAGACCCACGGCTTCAATCTTTATCGG GAAAAGGAAACTGGGTAGGTGATTATTTCAAGAAACAACAAAGGATCCTTGAAGGTTGTTTGG GAAAAGGAAACCGGGTAGCTGATTATTTCAAGAAACAACAAAGGATCCTTGAAGGTTGTTTGG GCAGGGATTTGACATTTTGTTATCTGAGTTATTTGGTAATACAACTACAAGACGAGGACAGTCAGGGATTTACTagtctttcatttattttgtactgtttattgcatatttattggtaa